The following proteins are encoded in a genomic region of Procambarus clarkii isolate CNS0578487 chromosome 23, FALCON_Pclarkii_2.0, whole genome shotgun sequence:
- the LOC138367836 gene encoding tigger transposable element-derived protein 7-like, which produces MPGDLGLDHLFQEEARGQATGEEASDKSVQVTLTSPLGIGRTRLGELQKEEFPELHGAKRIAVSVDSIRNAADGLAVKLNIDNFKASIEWVCRFKKRHGIINKKICGKALSAGVGSANAYKHKLSQHIISNNLSWLEKSIPGCKVKKERISALLCRNTDRSHRTKYAIVGKSANLRALKNCMNRLPVIYYNTKNAWFTQIIFEDWFLNHFCKEVKKQQINMCRIHPAEVKAMLLTDNAPAHPIAKLTSPDGKITCMALPQNTTSVIQPMDYGLSMLSQAL; this is translated from the exons atgccgggtgacctggggctcgatcatttgttccAAGAGGAGGCCAGAGGACAAGCAACAGGTGAGGAAGCGTCGGATAAGagtgtccaagttactctcaccagtcctttAGGTATTGGCCgcacccgtctaggtgagctgcaaaaggaagagtttcctgagttg CATGGTGCGAAAAGAATTGCTGtttcagttgattctattagaaatgcagctgatggacttgctgtaaagttaaacatcgacaatttcaaggctagcaTTGAATGGGTATGTCGATTTAAAAAGAGGCAtggcatcattaacaagaaaatttgtggcaaGGCATTAAGTGCAGGTGTTGgaagtgctaatgcatataagcataaactttctcagcacattatatctaataatctaagctg GCTTGAGAAGAGTATTCCTGGTTGcaaggtaaagaaggaaagaatttcagcattattgtgcAGAAATACAGATCGCAGTCACCGAACAAAGTAcgcaattgttgggaaatctgccaacctcagagcattgaaaaactgcatgaacagattacctgtcatctactacaacacaaaaaatgcctggttcacaCAGATTATTTTTGAGGATTGGTTCCTGAATCACTTTTGTAAAGAAGTAAAGAAGCAGCAGATCAATATGTGTAGAATTCATCCTGCTGAGGTAAAGGCAATGTTGTTGACTGATaatgccccagctcaccccattgctaaattaacatcgcctgatggcaaaataacatgtatggctttaccacAAAATACTACATCTGTAATACAGCCTATGGATTATGGGTTATCTATGCTCTCACAGGCTTTATAA